The following proteins are co-located in the Methylomonas sp. 11b genome:
- a CDS encoding response regulator, whose amino-acid sequence MPTLNILVVDDEESIRDMLLMVLENAGMNVTTVATAEEAQQSLAQMSVDLLVLDWMLPGISGIEMTRRLKNDPKFTALPVILLTARAERNDRIRAFEVGVNDNITKPFSPRDLIVRINSAINISKNLN is encoded by the coding sequence ATGCCAACTTTAAATATTCTTGTCGTTGACGACGAGGAATCCATCAGGGACATGCTACTGATGGTGCTGGAAAATGCCGGAATGAATGTAACCACTGTTGCAACGGCCGAAGAGGCGCAGCAATCATTAGCACAGATGTCTGTAGATTTGCTGGTTCTGGATTGGATGTTGCCAGGAATAAGTGGTATTGAAATGACGCGGCGCTTAAAAAACGATCCGAAATTCACTGCGCTACCCGTTATTCTTCTGACGGCACGGGCGGAAAGAAATGATCGGATTCGCGCGTTTGAAGTCGGCGTCAATGATAATATTACGAAACCGTTTTCGCCCCGAGATTTGATCGTCCGAATTAACTCGGCCATTAATATCAGTAAGAACCTAAACTGA